CTCGATCCCCTCAAGCACGGACGCACTCATCCCGGCGAGTTCACGCTCACCAAGATCCGCACGCTGCTCGACCGTCTGGGCAATCCCGAGCGCCGCCTGCCGCCGGTCATCCACGTCGCCGGCACCAATGGCAAGGGCTCGCTCGTCGCCTTCCTCAGGGCCTTCCACGAAGCCGCCGGGCGCCGGGTGCATCTCTACACCTCGCCGGATCTAGTGCGCGTCAATGAGCGTATCTATGTGGCCGGCGCCGACATCGCCGATGAGCCCCTGGCCGCGCTCTTGGAGGAATGCGAGCGCGCCGGAAGCGGTCTCGGCATTCAGCATTTCGAGATCCTGACCGCGTCCGCCTTCCTCGCCTTCACGCGGACACCAGGCGACGTGACCCTGCTCGAGACCGGTCTCGGCGGGCGCTTGGATGCGACCAACGTGGTCGACCGGCCGGCCTTGACCGCGCTCACGCCGATCTCCCTCGACCACATGGCCTTCCTCGGCGACACGGTGGCGCTCATCGCCAAGGAGAAGGCGGCGATCATGAAGCCGGGCGTGCCCTCGGTGATCGGCCCGCAGCCTCCGGAGGCGCTCGCCGTGATCGAGGCCCGAGCGACGGAGGTGGGGGCGCCGCTCAGCCGTTGCGGCAGGGAATGGCGGGCGACCGCGACCGCCGGCGGCATGGTCTATGAAAGCACCCAGGGGCGCCGCGAACTACCGAAGCCGGGCCTCATCGGCCTGCACCAGGTGCCCAATGCGGCAACCGCGATCGCCTGCACCGAAGCGGTGCCGGCGCTTCCCGTCGGGCTGGACGCCATCCGCACCGGGCTTGCAACCGTGCGCTGGCCAGCCCGCATGCAACGCCTCGCCCGCGGGCCGCTCGTCGATCTTCTGACGGCGGATTGGGAGGTCTGGCTCGACGGCACCCACAACGAGGACGGCGCCCGGGTCATTGCCGAGACCTTCAGAAGCTGGCCGGCGAGGCCGCTCTATCTCGTCTTCGGGGTGATCAAGAGCCACGATCCCAGGAGCATCTTGCGGCAGTTCAAGGAGCTGGTCACCGCCATGCGGGCGCTGGCCATCCCCGGCGACATCAGCAGCCACGATGCCGCGACGATCGTCGCCGGCGCCGAGGCCGAAGGCATCGAGGTCGCACCCGCGACCGGCCTTGCCGAAGCCGTCGCCGGCTTGAAGGCGCGCCACGGCGAGAACGGCCCCGCGCGGCTGCTCATCTGCGGCTCGCTCTACCTGGCCGGTGCGGTGCTCAAGGAGAATGGGTAGCCGGCGCTCCCCTTGCCGAACCAATATCTCCGGTACAACCTACGAAACCGATACGACGTCCAGGCCGATTCCACGATGCGCCGCGACGCGCCCAGGCATTCCAAGCCCCAGCCG
The DNA window shown above is from Pseudomonadota bacterium and carries:
- a CDS encoding bifunctional folylpolyglutamate synthase/dihydrofolate synthase; the protein is MHRILDPLKHGRTHPGEFTLTKIRTLLDRLGNPERRLPPVIHVAGTNGKGSLVAFLRAFHEAAGRRVHLYTSPDLVRVNERIYVAGADIADEPLAALLEECERAGSGLGIQHFEILTASAFLAFTRTPGDVTLLETGLGGRLDATNVVDRPALTALTPISLDHMAFLGDTVALIAKEKAAIMKPGVPSVIGPQPPEALAVIEARATEVGAPLSRCGREWRATATAGGMVYESTQGRRELPKPGLIGLHQVPNAATAIACTEAVPALPVGLDAIRTGLATVRWPARMQRLARGPLVDLLTADWEVWLDGTHNEDGARVIAETFRSWPARPLYLVFGVIKSHDPRSILRQFKELVTAMRALAIPGDISSHDAATIVAGAEAEGIEVAPATGLAEAVAGLKARHGENGPARLLICGSLYLAGAVLKENG